In Sutterella faecalis, a genomic segment contains:
- a CDS encoding ABC transporter ATP-binding protein, with protein sequence MTPRLSLRNITKRYPGIVANDGVSLEIAPGEVLAILGENGAGKSTMMKIIYGAARPDEGEISFDGKPLAVESPAEARELGIAMVHQHFALFDTLTVAENVALGLSGKLSPAQISEEIRRLGDKYGLEVDPASIVMELSMGERQRVEILRALMTKPKLLILDEPTSVLTPQAVRTLFKTLHQLAAEGVSILFISHKLDEIRELADRCVVLRAGRVVATVNPKEETEEELARQMIGADPPKVREASGKAGDVIFEMRDVTVPGSTRVCGVNNVNLSVRAGEIVGIAGISGNGQSRFMAAAAGEACTSPECVKLFGKPVGNLDTHARRISGLRYVPEQRLGHAAVPELSLTANTYLTGDSLVRSGFILRDKARQFANTVIERFHVKTPTAEKAAGSLSGGNLQKFIMGREILNRPRVLLVHQPTWGVDVGAAAVIRNSLIRLRDDGAAIIVVSEEIDELFEVSDRIAVMYRGALSPAVPKKSLTIEEVGRWMSGLWPDSPFAKTHTEVR encoded by the coding sequence ATGACACCAAGACTGAGCCTTCGCAACATTACGAAGCGCTATCCGGGCATCGTCGCCAACGACGGCGTCTCTCTCGAGATTGCTCCCGGAGAAGTCCTCGCCATCCTGGGCGAGAACGGCGCGGGCAAATCCACGATGATGAAGATCATCTACGGCGCAGCCCGCCCGGACGAGGGTGAGATTTCCTTTGACGGCAAACCCCTCGCCGTAGAAAGTCCGGCCGAAGCCCGCGAGCTCGGCATTGCAATGGTGCACCAGCACTTTGCGCTATTCGATACGCTCACCGTTGCAGAAAACGTGGCGCTCGGCCTTTCGGGGAAGCTCTCTCCGGCTCAAATTTCTGAAGAGATCAGAAGGCTCGGAGACAAGTACGGTCTTGAGGTCGATCCGGCTTCGATCGTGATGGAGCTCTCCATGGGCGAACGTCAGCGCGTTGAAATTCTTCGCGCCCTGATGACCAAGCCGAAGCTTCTCATTCTTGATGAGCCGACCTCAGTGCTGACGCCTCAGGCCGTCCGCACGCTCTTCAAGACCCTCCATCAGCTCGCGGCTGAAGGCGTTTCCATTCTCTTCATTTCGCACAAGCTCGATGAAATCCGGGAGCTTGCCGACCGCTGCGTGGTGCTCCGTGCCGGACGCGTCGTCGCCACGGTGAATCCGAAGGAAGAGACGGAAGAGGAGCTCGCGCGCCAGATGATCGGTGCGGATCCTCCCAAGGTGCGCGAGGCATCCGGAAAGGCAGGGGACGTCATTTTCGAAATGCGCGACGTCACTGTCCCGGGGAGCACGCGCGTCTGCGGCGTGAACAATGTGAATCTTTCCGTACGGGCTGGAGAAATTGTCGGCATCGCCGGCATTTCCGGAAATGGTCAGTCGCGCTTCATGGCGGCCGCCGCCGGCGAAGCCTGCACGTCGCCAGAATGCGTGAAGCTTTTCGGAAAGCCCGTAGGAAACCTCGATACCCATGCCCGCCGCATCTCGGGGCTCCGTTATGTGCCCGAGCAGCGGCTCGGACATGCCGCCGTGCCTGAGCTTTCTCTTACGGCCAACACCTATCTCACGGGCGACTCGCTCGTAAGAAGCGGCTTCATTCTCCGCGACAAAGCCCGCCAGTTCGCCAATACGGTGATTGAACGCTTCCACGTCAAGACGCCGACAGCGGAAAAGGCAGCAGGAAGCCTCTCCGGCGGCAATCTGCAGAAATTCATCATGGGCCGCGAAATTCTCAATCGCCCGCGCGTACTGCTGGTTCACCAGCCGACATGGGGCGTCGATGTGGGCGCGGCTGCCGTCATACGCAACAGCCTCATCCGCCTGCGCGACGACGGTGCCGCGATCATTGTCGTCAGCGAGGAAATCGACGAACTTTTTGAGGTTTCAGACCGCATTGCCGTCATGTATCGCGGCGCGCTCTCTCCTGCAGTCCCCAAGAAGTCCCTTACCATCGAAGAGGTCGGCCGCTGGATGTCCGGCCTCTGGCCTGATTCTCCCTTTGCCAAGACTCACACGGAGGTGCGCTGA
- a CDS encoding ABC transporter permease produces MLQFPIAMTPRTEPARALSWISPLIALALTVLTGFCLFAALGQDPIRALGIFFIAPLDSLRGWTEVGVKMTPLLLCAVGLVVCFKANIWNIGAEGQLIAGAITGGIAALLCEPSFGKWYVIVVMLASALGGAVWGGLTALLRHKFHANEILVSLMLVYVAQFLLAWCVQGPMRDPQGYGFPQTELFESGAMLPVIEGTRLHLGALFALIAAFGIWILMDRMALGFQFKVSGMAPFAARYAGYHPGKLIWASLIICGALSGLAGGIEASGPLGQLTPTISPGYGFAAIIVAFVGRLSPLGCIPAAFVMALFYLGGELAQSRLGLPSSITGVYQGLLLFFILACDTTIFYRLSWRGFTERRTTEGA; encoded by the coding sequence ATGCTGCAGTTCCCGATCGCCATGACGCCGCGTACTGAGCCCGCTCGCGCGCTTTCATGGATTTCCCCCCTGATCGCGCTTGCGCTCACTGTGCTCACGGGGTTCTGTCTTTTCGCCGCGCTCGGTCAGGATCCCATCCGTGCGCTCGGCATCTTCTTCATCGCGCCTCTGGACAGCCTTCGCGGCTGGACGGAAGTCGGCGTCAAGATGACGCCGCTCCTTCTTTGCGCGGTGGGTCTCGTCGTCTGCTTCAAGGCCAACATCTGGAATATCGGTGCGGAAGGGCAGCTGATCGCGGGCGCCATTACGGGCGGCATTGCCGCGCTGCTCTGCGAACCCTCTTTCGGCAAGTGGTACGTCATTGTCGTGATGCTTGCCTCCGCTCTGGGCGGGGCTGTCTGGGGCGGCCTGACGGCGCTTCTGAGGCACAAATTCCACGCGAACGAAATTCTCGTTTCGCTGATGCTCGTCTACGTTGCGCAGTTTCTTCTTGCCTGGTGCGTTCAGGGACCGATGCGCGATCCGCAGGGCTACGGCTTTCCTCAGACCGAACTCTTCGAGTCGGGGGCGATGCTTCCCGTGATTGAGGGCACGCGCCTGCATCTGGGCGCCCTTTTTGCCCTGATTGCCGCCTTCGGCATCTGGATTCTCATGGACCGCATGGCGCTCGGATTCCAGTTCAAGGTATCCGGCATGGCGCCTTTTGCCGCGCGCTACGCGGGCTACCACCCGGGCAAGCTCATCTGGGCGTCGCTCATCATCTGCGGCGCGCTCTCGGGTCTTGCGGGCGGCATTGAAGCCTCCGGTCCTCTGGGGCAGCTCACCCCCACTATCTCCCCGGGGTACGGCTTTGCCGCAATTATCGTGGCCTTCGTCGGCCGCCTTTCCCCTCTCGGCTGCATTCCCGCAGCCTTCGTGATGGCGCTCTTTTATCTTGGCGGCGAGCTCGCGCAAAGCCGCCTCGGACTTCCCTCATCCATCACCGGGGTCTATCAGGGACTGCTTCTCTTCTTCATCCTCGCCTGCGACACAACGATTTTCTACCGGCTCTCCTGGCGCGGTTTCACTGAACGCCGTACGACGGAGGGCGCCTGA
- a CDS encoding BMP family ABC transporter substrate-binding protein has protein sequence MNKRFAFKLALAGAAALVLTACGEKEAPKAPAQSTAPAKTDAAPEAKAGEPLKVAFMYVSPANEEGWSTQHDIARRAVEAKFGDKIKVTTVENIPENADAERVLRDLAQQGNKLIFATSFGYMNSVLKVAKEFPDVKFEHATGYKTADNVANYSGRFYEARYLAGKLAGATTKTNILGYVAALPIPEVLQGINAFTLGAKSVNPNVEVRVVWTSAWYDPGKESDATKSLIGQKADVITHHTNSSAVAAACEEAKIPVISYNTSMKRAAPTMLLGGVIQIWDSFYEGRIQAVMDGTWKPQSVWGGVPEHMVALVDIAKTAPQSVIDDIKAATEKMEKREFHPFTGPIVDNTGKEVLKAGQVATDSDLLTMGYLVEGVAGKLPTMN, from the coding sequence ATGAACAAGCGTTTTGCTTTCAAGCTCGCGCTCGCCGGCGCGGCCGCTCTCGTGCTTACGGCCTGCGGCGAAAAGGAGGCTCCCAAGGCTCCCGCGCAGTCGACCGCGCCCGCCAAAACGGATGCGGCTCCCGAGGCGAAGGCCGGTGAACCCCTCAAGGTTGCCTTCATGTACGTGAGCCCGGCCAACGAGGAAGGCTGGTCGACGCAGCACGACATTGCCCGCCGTGCGGTTGAAGCGAAGTTCGGCGACAAGATCAAGGTGACGACGGTTGAAAACATCCCTGAGAATGCCGACGCAGAACGCGTGCTCCGCGATCTTGCGCAGCAGGGGAACAAGCTCATCTTTGCCACCTCCTTCGGCTATATGAATTCTGTTCTCAAGGTGGCGAAGGAATTCCCGGACGTGAAGTTCGAGCATGCAACGGGCTATAAGACTGCCGACAATGTTGCCAACTACTCCGGCCGCTTCTATGAGGCCCGTTATCTCGCGGGCAAGCTTGCCGGCGCGACCACGAAGACCAATATTCTCGGCTACGTCGCGGCGCTTCCGATTCCTGAAGTGCTTCAGGGCATCAATGCCTTTACGCTGGGCGCGAAGAGCGTGAACCCCAATGTTGAAGTGCGCGTCGTCTGGACCTCTGCCTGGTACGACCCGGGCAAGGAATCTGATGCGACGAAGTCCCTCATCGGACAGAAGGCCGACGTGATTACGCATCATACGAACTCTTCGGCCGTGGCGGCAGCCTGCGAGGAAGCAAAGATTCCCGTCATTTCCTACAACACCTCGATGAAGCGCGCTGCACCCACGATGCTTCTGGGCGGCGTGATTCAGATCTGGGACAGCTTCTATGAAGGCCGCATTCAGGCCGTCATGGACGGCACCTGGAAGCCGCAGTCCGTCTGGGGAGGCGTCCCTGAACACATGGTGGCGCTCGTCGACATTGCGAAGACCGCTCCTCAGAGCGTGATCGACGACATCAAGGCCGCGACGGAAAAGATGGAAAAGCGTGAATTCCATCCCTTCACCGGCCCGATCGTCGACAACACCGGCAAGGAAGTCCTGAAGGCCGGTCAGGTGGCTACCGATTCTGATCTCCTCACGATGGGCTATCTGGTTGAGGGCGTCGCCGGCAAGCTTCCGACGATGAACTGA
- a CDS encoding ABC transporter permease, whose translation MSLAASIISSTLNAGTPLLLAAAGIVIHEKSGVLNLGIEGIMLMGAVIGFSTTLATGSFALGFLAGAGVGLLLGLLFAFFTLGMHANQYAAGLALTLFGTGLSAFIGKPLQGQALSERAASCIPGLESIPFLGEAFFSQHFFVYGALILIAAVWWFLFRTRAGLILRAVGEAPQSAFALGFPVLKIRLLAVLFGAVCAGVAGAYLSLVYTPLWVEGMTAGRGWIALALVTFATWRPLRVVVGAYLFGGVTMLQFAFQGMGISISPQFMAMTPYLATILVLVLISRNPQWIRLNVPASLGKPFAPRS comes from the coding sequence ATGTCACTCGCCGCTTCTATCATCTCCTCCACGCTCAATGCCGGAACGCCGCTCCTTCTTGCCGCTGCGGGCATTGTGATTCATGAAAAGTCGGGCGTACTCAATCTCGGCATCGAAGGCATCATGCTGATGGGCGCCGTGATCGGCTTTTCAACAACGCTTGCCACGGGGAGCTTCGCACTGGGCTTTCTCGCCGGCGCAGGCGTCGGGCTGCTTCTGGGCCTCCTTTTTGCGTTCTTCACGCTCGGCATGCATGCCAATCAATACGCTGCAGGTCTTGCGCTTACGCTCTTTGGCACCGGTCTTTCGGCCTTTATCGGAAAGCCCCTCCAGGGGCAGGCGCTCTCCGAGCGCGCCGCTTCCTGCATTCCCGGCCTTGAGAGCATTCCATTCCTCGGTGAAGCCTTCTTTTCGCAGCACTTCTTCGTCTACGGCGCCCTGATTCTCATCGCCGCGGTCTGGTGGTTCCTCTTTCGCACGCGTGCGGGCCTCATTCTCCGCGCCGTGGGCGAGGCGCCGCAGTCGGCCTTTGCGCTCGGCTTCCCGGTTCTCAAGATCCGGCTTCTTGCCGTTCTTTTCGGCGCCGTTTGTGCTGGCGTTGCAGGAGCCTACCTTTCGCTCGTTTATACGCCGCTCTGGGTGGAGGGGATGACGGCCGGCCGCGGCTGGATTGCCCTCGCGCTCGTAACCTTTGCAACCTGGCGGCCGCTTCGCGTGGTTGTCGGCGCCTATCTCTTCGGCGGCGTAACCATGCTACAGTTTGCCTTCCAGGGCATGGGCATTTCGATTTCGCCGCAGTTCATGGCGATGACGCCTTATCTCGCCACCATCCTTGTGCTCGTTCTGATTTCGCGCAATCCTCAGTGGATTCGTCTCAATGTTCCTGCGTCTCTCGGAAAGCCCTTTGCGCCGAGAAGCTGA